The Mycoplasmopsis columbinasalis genomic interval GAACTTGACCTTGAAACTGGTCAACCTGCTTCACCTGTTCCTTTTGCGCTTAATAAATTCTTTGGGAGAGACGAATATTTCGGCGAAGGAAAATACCTTAGCGATCCAGTGTCAGGCGAAGGCATCAATGTTGACACAGCATGAATCAGATTTCAAAAACTGGTTGCTACGCATCTTACTTTACCAAATGGTGAACGCAAACCAATTCTGCAAATTTATTACACAGCTACCTTTTTATATAATGAAATTTACCATATTGGATACTTTGTTGCACAAGACACACTGGATTGAAAAGATTTCTCAGGACCAGATGTGGAATTACAACTTTCACCTGATCCATCTAATTTTGATAGTTACGAAGGTAAATTTGGATGACGTAGTTATATGAGCCCAGTTTATGCATATCGTAACGTTGAGTTTGATACTAAAATTCAGAAACCAAATAAAGATTAACGCAAACAAACCAATAAGTTTGTCAGCACACACAAAATTTGTGTGTGTTTTTTTTAAAATTTTGCCTGAATAAACAATAGTTCTGAAAATTTTCAATCGTAAGGAAAAAGACTATTTGCTAACAATTAATAAAATAAAATTAAACTCAAAATTTTGTTAAATAAAATCGAACAAAAAAATTATGAAACCGGTTCACTCGATGTAATTGTGTAATTGCGCGACGGTTCAATAGTTAAAACATTTACTTTTACCATTGATGATTTTGATCTTTCAAATGCAACCGCACAAAAAATTTTGAATTCATAAGTTTCCTTCACGCATAATTGTTCACCCGAATAAAACAAAATATAATTTTTGCAGATGCATTTTAAACTATAGAAACAGATGAACTCTAACAATTAAAAAACTTGATGAAATTGGCCAAGAAATTTTTGAAGAAATAATAAATCCTTGAAAAATTACAAACACTGGTTTACAAATACACTAATTTACCCGATCCTGATAATGATCGCGGAATTAATTGAGGTTACGAAGAAAGTATTGTTAAAGTTTCTTTAATACGTACATATAAGATCAAACTCTGAAGAACACCCAATGATACTGATACCTATCGGAGAGAATATAGGTTTTAAACTTTGCGAAAAGAACATCTAAAAATTTCCGGAATGAAAAATAAAAATAAAACCATAAAATATATTTAAAGATTTTTTAATTTAACTATTTCATTAACGTATGTGTAATAAAACAGTATATTTTGTATATATAAATATTAGTAATACAAGTAACTAAATAAAATTGACTAAAGGAGTACTTATGTCCAGAAAGAAAATTGTTTCTCTTGGAGTTATTGGCAGCATTCTTGCGCTCTCAGGAGGAATTAGCGGTACAACTTACACTCTAGTTAAAAAACAAAACGAAAATCAAATCAAAACTAATCAACAAACACAAATTAGTAATGAATTGCAAACGATTATTAAGACAAATTTTGAAACCAATTCATTTACTATTAAGTACCAAAGTGAAATTCCAAACCAAAAATTAAATGAAATTAGCTTAAACGAAGCAAAACTTAGTAATTTTAAATTGTACGAAAACACATCAAACGGTACAAGTGTTAATTTTGAAGTAGCTTATCCTGAATATGAAGTGATTTTTGCTTTTAAACCTGACGAATATTTTGTAGAGCTTGGATCTGCGCGTCTAATTTTAACGATTAGAAGTAAAAACGACCAAACTATTAAACAAACATTTGAATGACAAGAACTTTTTACTGGCTTTAAAGTTGAACAAAAAGCAAGTCAAAACTTAAATGAATTTGCAGATACTCTAATCAAAAATCCTAAAAATCAAGTTGTTTATACTAAAAACGAAAAAGAAATTTTACCTTCAGCAGTAAGTGATGCTGATTTTAGTTTTGGCCAGTTTACAGATGCGGGTCAGTTTGTTAGTTTTAGTGAATTGTATCAAGATCAAACTTCAACTATTACTCCGGTTTTTGCAATTGATCGAAACGAAAGTAGCGATGTTAATGGCTTATTGGTAGTTAACTTGCAACTAAAAGTCGCTAATATGAACGAAATTTACCAAACAGAAACACGCAAATTTAAATTGTCTGGTTTTAAAACACAAGCTGATGCAGACAAAGAATTAGTTGATTCAACATTTAAACAAGATATTGCGAAAGTAGATTATCGCACCGACAAAAGTAAAATCAGAGTTGCTGAGGCAATCAATAACAATCCAAATGACAACTTTTTACTTATTGACCAAAATAACAATGAAGTTGCTCTTAATTTAATCACCAAGACAATTGTGGCGGAACCAACTTCTACGGATGGCAGTGTAAAAGTTACTGTGACTCTTACTAAAGGCCAAGCGACAGCTTCAAGAGATTTTATTGTTGAAGGTTTTAAAACCAAAGAGACTGCAGACTATGAAATTTTAGCTACAGAATTAAATAAAATTACTGCAGCTAAAGTGGTTGACGAATTAGCCGCAAAATTTCCAAACAACTTACCATCAAGTTTTAATCAACAAGAAATTGTGCAAAACCTAATTTTTGTTATCGATAATAATGAATTATCAGCAACACAGTACAACAATAATAATGATTTTAAATTAGTAGTTGAACCAGCTAACATCGAACCAAAAGACCAGCAAGGTCAAATTGCAGTTAACTTTTTCCTTCGCAATACAAATTTCCCTAACATTCAAAGTCCAAAGACTTTATTCTTAACCGGTTTACAAACACAAACAAATCACCAACTTGAACAACTTGTGAATAATGCTGCTAAACAAGCAGTTGAAATCAATTACGAAGGTACTAAGCAGTATGAATTTTTCACACAATCGAATTTAGCCGACTTTATTGCTAGCAAGTTAACATTTTTGAACGGTGATGGACAAAAACTTACTTTTGACTCAGTTTTAAATTATGAAGTTGTTGATTTAGTTGCCAATGAATTTGTCGACACTGTCACTTTTAAAGTTAAATTTATTGCCGGCGACTTTAGTGCAACTACACAAAAAACTTTTAAAATTTCACAGTTAGAAACTAAGCAAACTTATGCAGTGAATTCAGCGATGAGACAACTAGCAGCCTTTAAATGAAATGCTCCTGAACAAAAGTCTGCACAAAACTTTTTACCTTCCCAAATTGTTGCAAGTCCAGAACTTCAGCAAAGATTTCAACCATTTGGTGTTGATGAACAACCTTTTGTGAATCCTGACACACACTTAAAGCTCAATTTAACTAACTTTCGCGCTGATGACGCTAATGGCTTGGTTTTCTTTGACGTTGTTCTTAGTTACTCGAATTCACAAGCAGAACAAACCTACACTGCAACACAAACTCGAACAGGTGTAAGTGTAGCTGGCTTTGCGCCTGCAGATCTTTATTACAATCACCTACTTGAACGAGCCTTAAATGAAATTAAAGGCATAAAAATTAACGATTCAG includes:
- a CDS encoding lipoprotein 17-related variable surface protein, whose product is MSRKKIVSLGVIGSILALSGGISGTTYTLVKKQNENQIKTNQQTQISNELQTIIKTNFETNSFTIKYQSEIPNQKLNEISLNEAKLSNFKLYENTSNGTSVNFEVAYPEYEVIFAFKPDEYFVELGSARLILTIRSKNDQTIKQTFEWQELFTGFKVEQKASQNLNEFADTLIKNPKNQVVYTKNEKEILPSAVSDADFSFGQFTDAGQFVSFSELYQDQTSTITPVFAIDRNESSDVNGLLVVNLQLKVANMNEIYQTETRKFKLSGFKTQADADKELVDSTFKQDIAKVDYRTDKSKIRVAEAINNNPNDNFLLIDQNNNEVALNLITKTIVAEPTSTDGSVKVTVTLTKGQATASRDFIVEGFKTKETADYEILATELNKITAAKVVDELAAKFPNNLPSSFNQQEIVQNLIFVIDNNELSATQYNNNNDFKLVVEPANIEPKDQQGQIAVNFFLRNTNFPNIQSPKTLFLTGLQTQTNHQLEQLVNNAAKQAVEINYEGTKQYEFFTQSNLADFIASKLTFLNGDGQKLTFDSVLNYEVVDLVANEFVDTVTFKVKFIAGDFSATTQKTFKISQLETKQTYAVNSAMRQLAAFKWNAPEQKSAQNFLPSQIVASPELQQRFQPFGVDEQPFVNPDTHLKLNLTNFRADDANGLVFFDVVLSYSNSQAEQTYTATQTRTGVSVAGFAPADLYYNHLLERALNEIKGIKINDSEALPSETVSALQTWDQEHDTILTLDTSTNPTPEGAPAVDIKLSYTFENVDDNAGTLTIIITATINNFAQQKRFALTNLTTTTKRMLTQLIAAVTNENFSFSDRVDRTKAVAYQLESNDLILQKVGALSTIADWENFFDVAYQISSTDPDSGTFVVSVTFTNKQDPTLSATKEITFNNYFRTFSQVAAEELAAITRVTFNRNPSNTKPSQVQPEQLILWTANEAAYSDFSALKDRRAKIKNLTPHDQTGTLTLEVALANDFAGTTELTKTFTLTGFQSATTVALNKLAASLSVEVPNKQNLLANPNQNNNLAQWSVFPTFVWSKANAPYDFAANNINLEITEFWADIFKGS